The Hypanus sabinus isolate sHypSab1 chromosome 5, sHypSab1.hap1, whole genome shotgun sequence genome has a segment encoding these proteins:
- the LOC132393760 gene encoding uncharacterized protein LOC132393760, producing SAVEKEAQAIVEAVRHWRHYLAGKRFTVLTDQRSVAFLFSNQQRGKIKNDKILRWRIELSTYTYDILYRPGRLNEPPDALSRGTCASSQLDQLYALHAQLCHPGVTRFYHFVKARNLPYSLEDIRTMTRDCQICAECKPHFYCPDTAQLVKATHPFERLSVDFKGPFPPLTAMSIFSVLSTSSHGSPLPSPAPTPLPRPS from the coding sequence tccgcggtggagaaagaagcccaggccatagtggaggctgttaggcactggaggcactatcttgctggcaaaaggttcaccgtgctgaccgaccagcgctcggttgcgttcctgttcagcaaccaacagcggggcaagatcaaaaatgataagattttgcggtggaggatagaactctccacctacacctatgatatcctgtaccggcctggcagactcaatgagccccctgatgccctatcccggggaacatgtgctagctcacagctcgaccagctgtacgcccttcatgcacaactttgccatccgggggtcacccgattttaccattttgtgaaagctcggaacctgccatactccctggaggacatcaggacgatgaccagggactgccaaatttgcgctgagtgcaaaccgcacttctactgtcctgacacggcacaacttgtcaaggccacccacccttttgaacgcctgagtgttgactttaagggccccttccctccactgaccgcaatgtctattttctcagtgttatcgacgagttctcacggttcccctttgccatcccctgccccgacaccactgccacgtccgtcataa